DNA from Oxyura jamaicensis isolate SHBP4307 breed ruddy duck chromosome 4, BPBGC_Ojam_1.0, whole genome shotgun sequence:
gcttcctgaAATCCGGAGGGAAGGTGATCGACTCCGTCACCTGGCACCAGTAAGTACCCTCAGCTGCCGCTGCCACTCTGCTTGTTGTCTTTTAttgtgtcttttttgtttgtttgtttgtttgtttgtttttaataaagcagcAATCTGCACATATTAATGGGACCAGTGGGCAGGTCCTGGATGTCTCTGCGAACTGCTTTGCAGTGTTTGAGGGAGTGCATTTTGGTGCGCAGACCCCAAAGCCATGCCAGGGTTTGCAGCGTGGGCGTAGCAGAGGGGAATGCAATGCGTGCAAGGTCATTTTGCTTGCTAACCATGTTTTACTGATAAAAAGAGAAGTGGGATGGGGAAAAGTGACAGCAAGGCAGCTTTGCTTCTCCATtcggcaggcagagctgggtcACAGCTCTCCCCACTGCACAGAAATCCCACAGCCTGCTGGTGTACGTCATGTGTCAGCAGGATCAAAGTGCATCCCCAGTCTGCTGGGTGTGCCACAGGGCAGCATGGTGTGTGACTGGGGCTTGCACTGAGAGCAGGACCTGGTGTTTGTATTTCCCCTTcatttcagctgcctttttccCACTTCCAGTTACTACGTGAATGGACGAAGCGCCACGAGGGAGGATTTCTTGAGCCCCACAGTGCTGGACACCTTTGCCACAGCTGTGCGCGATGTCCTGGAGGTGCCCATTCCTCTTAAATCCTTCCCATGTTTGGTTTCCAGGGGCTTTGCACAGAAACTGCACTAATGTACAAAGATTAACAGGGATCCTCAgaggtctgctgctgctgacagcgCAGAGCAGAAACACTCCTTCTAGTGACAGTAACAACAGCTGCAAAGAGCACAAGCAGCCATTCGGCCAAAGTGCAGCGGTGACCACCTCAGCAGCCCAAACCTGACCTGtcacctttttctcctccttccccacgACACCACGCAGATCGTGGATGCGACAGTGCCTGGCAAGAAGGTTTGGCTGGGCGAGACCAGCTCGGCGTATGGCgggggagcccccccagctctccaacACCTACCTGGCTGGCTTCATGTGAGTCGCGGCGGGGCACCCAcgagagctgctgctgctgcaccagccTCCGGTGCCACCTGTGCCTGGTTTCTGGCAGGTGGCTGGACAAACTGGGGCTCGCGGCCAGGCAGGGGATTGACGTGGTGATGAGGCAGGTTTTCTTCGGCGCCGGCAGCTATCACCTGGTGGACGCCAGCTTTGAGCCCTTGCCAGTACGTACACAGTGAAGCGTGCACTGTGAGTGTGAATGTGCCGGCGTGTGGGGACAGGAGCCAGATGGTTTTGCAGCAAGGCAGCAACAGATCTTGGGGgatattcagaaatatctgtGCGGGTGCCTACAGTGAGCTCGCACTTGAGCGTGAAGCACTGTGCTAAACACATGTACAAGGTGGTGCTGTGAGGAGGTttcagcacagcagggaccaGTTTTCGGGACACATTGCCCTGACATGTATCCCAATGCCACTGCAGCTGGCAGGGTGTTTCGATGAGGTGCTCTGGTTCGAGCACCGCTCAGGGGAGAAACAAGCAGCTTGTAGCTGAAAGTGATAGGAGGTGTTATGATAAATTATACTGGGGTGACAGCCAAAACAAGGTAGCCAGAACGATGGGAAAAGCCACTTCCCCAGGCTGGTGGGGAGTCAGGGGAGAAGCTCGGCAGCTTTCCTTCCAGGTGCCAAAAATCCAGGCTGCACCCTAGGCAGAAGGAGCTCCCAGAGGTGACACGATAAGGAAAACGACTGCAAATATAGCATGAGACGTGGAgacagggttttgtttttatctgtgcTGTTTGTGCAGTTGTGAATGTATACGGTGGAAAAActtggtaaagaaaaaaaaacgaTGAGGGGAAGACGCTGCCGGGAAAAGGAATGCTGGATGgagaggggtgtgtgtgtggtgcaGGCCAGTGGGTGCTGATTCCTCTCCTGTTCCCGCAGGACTACTGGCTGTCGCTGCTGTACAAGAGGCTGGTGGGCACCAGAGTGCTGGAGGCCAGCGTGGCAGGAGCAGACGCACGGCGCCTGCGGGTCTACCTGCACTGCACCAACCCCCAGCAGTAAGAATGGGTGAAATTGCCCCGAAACAGCATCCCAGGCCAGcagcaaagggaaaatgtgCAGGTGCGTGTGATTTCTCCAAAAGCTCTTCATCTCCTGACAGCCACTGTGCTTGCCTCTCATCCTACAGCCCCAAGTACCGGGAAGGGGACGTGACGCTGTTTGCCTTGAACCTCTACAACGTGAGCCAGAACTTGCAGCTACCCAAGCAGTTGTGGAGCAAGCGGGTGGACCAGTACCTCCTTCTGCCCCATGGCAAGGAGAGCATCCTGTCCAGGTGAGCGGGCATCCTCCCTCATGGCACAGGCCAAGTAGAGTGCAGGTGGACTCTGAAACCTCACCTTGTTTGGCGGGCAAGTGAAAACAtgtcaaaacaacaacacaaaaaaaagtgatattaaCTTTTCTCCCCCAAGTTGTGACTTGCATTACATCAGGTCTCCTAAAATCAGGCTCACTAGGATGAGCTGGCAGTCCCCTGGTGTCAGTCCCCTGCTACCCACATCCCATGCCCTTTGCACACCAGCAGGTGCTCTGCTTTCCCACAcgcctgctgctggtgcctggcAGGACAACGGGTTGGTGGCGGGGGCCTTGGTGGCTTCTCGTGGTGCTGGCACTGAGGCTTCAGCACAGGACCTGCTCTGTGGGCACGGAAGATagctcagcagctgccagcaaggaaaagcagcttggATTGGCTCTTTTCAaagcctgctctgctgtcacCCTCGCTATGGGAACAGGGAACATTTAATTCCCTTGCTTGTGCGGGGGCTGCGAGCAACCCCTCACAGAGGGAGCACGGCAGGCGCTGTGTGGGAAGCACTGCTTGTTCTTGGGCTATTTGTCGTGCGGCTCTGGGCACCTTGGCTTGCATCCAGAGCCAGGGATGCCACTGGCGAGCCTGGCTGCAACGTTGCACGGGTGCCTCTGCAGGAGGGTGCAGCTGAACGGCCGCCTGCTGCAGATGGTGGACGAGGAGACGCTGCCCACGCTCCACGAGGCCGCCCTGGCCCCTGGCAGCGCGCTTGGCCTGCCCGCCTTCTCCTACGGCTTCTACGTGATCAGAAACGCCAAGGCAATCGCGTGCATCTAAGTGCGCAGGGGGCACAGGACCTGTTGGGACGCTCAGTGCGGTGCCACATATTTTTCCTCGGCTGGGAGGCCGCAGTCACAAGATGGAGCTGTGGCCCCATGTTCTCCAAaacctttgctttgctttgtttgctggCACACAGCGAGGTTTTGCTCAACATCGTCAGCACCCTGAGAACCTGAGAGCTCAGCAggctgaaaacacacacactgtaTTTCCCTTCTTAAGCTTGAAAAGGATGCTACCAGCTCTGCGGGGTTTAAGAGCAAGGGGTTGGCGTATGTTTCATGAGAAAGCTGTGCGCCTCCCAGCAGACGGATGTACTCTGGGAGGCGTGATTAAAAGTGCACCATAAAAAGGTTATGTTTAACCATAGTTTGTGAAAGGAGTGTTTGCCTATACAGCCTGTGTGTAGTGTGAAGGCTTAGCCACCAGGAAGTGATACACAGCAAAAACGTGAATGGGAAAGGCTAGGTTTGTGTGCACTGTCCACATTCAGAATGAGTGCACGGAGCACAGAATGAGGGGAAAAGTCTCACATTGCCAATATCAAGTTGTTAATGCAGTGTTGTTATTGCTGTATAAGCtacaattaagaaataaaagttgaTGGTTGCCTGGtagcttctttttaaaactttctaacAGGTTTGTTTCAATGCTTCTTACTTTTATATCTGAAGATTTtgaataaaatcaatttatacTAGCTTTTTGCAATCTTCTGTTTcgttttgtttaaaattactgATATCACTAAACTCCCCGCATTTCTTTTGGTGGCAAATCCGCTGCCGTTTAGGTGACTTTCACCACGTATAtccaagtaaataaaaatgtcagagaTCCTGCCCGGCTGGGGTTGTTTAATGTCTGCTGACAGCAGCTTTGGCAGcgctggctctgcagcctgcaccAGGTGTAACACGTGTGCCGGCGACATGCAGCAATCCCAAAGAGGGGCAGAGGGAGGTACCAGCATGGAGCTGACAGCTTCCCAAGCTTTGCCCTGCTGCGATGGCTCCTCCTCTGAGCGTAtaggagcagctctgcagcatgtTTGGCAGCAGGTGCTACAGCAGACAGAGTTACACGTTAGGTGCTGCGAGGACAGTGAAGAATTCTCTTTGCTTAAGGAAGGCACTGGCATCCTTGCACTCCTTCCCTCTGAACTGCGTACACCTTGGCAGCCTGACCTTGACAGTGTATCTGCAAACCTCTGCCAGGCCCGACCCATGAGTGTCACTCGCacacattcctttttttcatttctgatgtgGATGGTAGGATTACTCACGGTGGCTTTACTGTAAATCAGTTCCTGGAAGGTGGAGTCACTTGAGTCATGTGGAAACAAGGAAACAGGAAAGCTACCGAGAATGGGGGGGGCTGTCAGCTCAGTCATGAGTGAATATGGCAGTGGGGGCCTCAGTGTCCTTTGGTGATTGCTTTAAtgtttgaaatgctttattCCTTAGATTTcctttgttggtttgtttgttttcttgtgagGGGCCAGATATATTATATAATGAATATAAACCCTTTGATTAAAAGTCTTATTTTCTAACTTGCTGTCACAGGCTCCATAAAAGTACCCTGCAGGTGCCTTGGGATTTGCTGCTTGTTTTAGAGGACCTGATCAGAAACTGTGAAATTTACACATCTTGTCATAGCAACTGATacaaagctttaaaacaaaaccaaacaaaaaccaaacacacacacactcacacacacacacacacaaaaaaaaaaaaaaaaaaaaaaaaaaaaaaaaaaaaaaagcctgtttgcACAGGATAGGGTTGGGTAGAAGATGATAGGGCTTTTCTCCAGCAGAGTCTAACAGTGCTGAAGCTCACGGTTTCCTGACAGCACCACTTTGCCCTGTGTCAGCCCCAGCACAACCCCAAACCAGCCTCTGCGTGGCAGAGGGGTGTTTTGGGGACACACGGGGAGCTGTGAGGGGATGGCAGGGGTGGTGTGGGCTCAGACTGGACCCTCGTCTCTCGGTGCCTTTCCCCAGGGTGACAAGGAGTGCATTGGGCTTCCCATGGATTCATTGCAGCATTCCTGAGAAGTTTTGTGCTGCCCCGGATCCGGGATGCTGTGCTGATGCGCCTCAGGCACTGCTCTGGACTTGAACGAAGCCCATGGTGACTGCCCTCATCCTGGTGACACAGGGGTAAAGTGGGGGGGAAAGCAGGTTTTGCTTTGTCAGAGCTCAGCAACTCTTTCTCTCACGGTCCTTTGGAAATTTATTTCCTACGTACTGCTTGTTAGAACGGTGACTGGAGAAGGGTGAAAATCACTAATTATACTGGTTTTCTACTTCCTCGTGGTAGTCAACAATTCAGGGAACTAcaatggtttggttttttgtcCCTGTGTCAGTCCTGAAAACCGAAGGAAGCGCAGCATGTGGCAGAAGTGGTGTGTCACACCGTTTTTCAGGAAAACTTCAAGAGTAATTCTGGGAAGCTTTTATTGCAGATACTCTACCACGCAGCACCAACTTTTATGGCTCCATCCAAAGCTCCCGTCCCAGTTTAGGCATTAACTCCGATAAGGTGAGGGGAGAACAAAGCGAACAAGGTCGCAGACCCAGTAGCCTGTTACGAAATGATCCAGAAGCCTTTTATGAAGCCATAAACGTCTATTGCTGacagcctgggagctgctgcatgaGCACACACGCTTCATGTACGGACACGTGAAGGAATGCGACAGCGTTACAGACTCGGGACACATTCTGTGGCAGAGAACAGCAGGCAGCCTTTCAGTGAGGCGCAGTCACTAACGACTAAGGGAACGGTTGCTCTCGCAGGCGCTGCTGCCGTTACAGCCGTCTGAGCCGTTAAAGCCGTTAAGGGCCGTTAGCCCCCCCCAGCATGGCAAGCGCCCGCAGCGGGCTAGGGGCGCACTGAGCATGCGCGGCGCAGCGCGGCGGCGCCCCGCCGGAAGAGCTTCCTCCGGCGGCAAGATGGCGGCGCTGCTGTGGCGGCTCGGCCGGGCCTCCTgcgccgcccgcccggccctggcggccgccgccgccgtttGGCCGCCGCCGTTCCGCCCCGCCGCCGTTCCTCCGGGCCCACGGCGGCCGCTGAGCTTCTCGGCGGCCGAGCTGGTGCGCGCCGCGCCCGGGCGGCTGCGGCCATACCTGCGGCTCATGCGTCTGCACCAGCCCGCCGGtgaggggcggggcggggcggtaGCCATGGCGACGCGGTGGCCAATGGGGCGGGGGCACGGTTGCCGTGGCGATGCGGTTGCCGTGGCGACGCAGCATCCTTGGCGTTCGGCACCCCCCGGCCGCCGCGTTCCCCCCCGGTCCTGAGGCCTCCGCCCGCCCGCAGGGACGTGGCTGCTGTACCTGCCGTGCACCTGGAGCATCGGGCTGGCGGCCGAGCCGGGCTGCCTGCCCGACTGGCAGACGTTGGCCCTCTTCGGCGCCGGGGCCGTGCTCATGCGTGGGGCCGGCTGCACCATCAACGACATGTGGGACCGCGACTACGACAAGAAGGTGGGGAGACGCGCGGGGAGGCGCAGGGCTAACGGGCAGTTCCTGGTGTTCGAGGAGGGGAGTGCTGGGTGTTTCGCACAGGGTGTGTCCTCTGAGCTCCTTGCCAAGGGCAGGCTCAGGGCTCCGGGCAGGTCTGGTTTTCTCCAACTTGAGACATTCCTCCCTGCCACCATCCAAGACACCTGCAACTCCTTTGTCTACATTTCCTCCCAGGGTAGttgaaattgttttgttttatataacaGGGCTGCGGTAAGTCTCCTGGAGTGTGTACTTCCACGTAAGCTAAGATGCGTGTTGCTGTTAGCAACATGCAGTGCTTGATCAAAATAAATCTATCTTTTAACTCTTCCCTGCATGACAGCCCAAGTGGTAAGACGAGACCAAggtgataagacaaggggaaatggcctcgggttgcaccaagggaggtttaggtttaATATTattagaaatttctttactgaaagggttgtacCGCTCTGGAatgggctccccagggacatgcTTGAGTCACCACCCTGGAGTCTTTCAAGGAACATGTAGATATAGAACTgagtagcatggtttagtgggggacTTGTCAATGCTATGATAAAGGTTGGACTAAAttatcttagaggtcttttccaacctggatGATTTTGTGAACATAAATAACCCTTTCTTTGCTTAGTTATCATCTAcccttttttatattttcaggaGCAGGCTTTCCTTggttattgttttaattttgttttataattgttttattgttttataattTCCGCATGAGAATGGCTGTTGACAGAATCATGCCCAAGCGTGTACTCATCCTCTTTGTGGGCTTgcatttcctcctccctcttgttcagcagaaggaaataaacaggaGGCAGCACTGGGAGTCAGATGCTGACAGGCACAGGGGTGTACACTCAGTGGGGAGGATCCCAGTGAACTAttggcttattttcttttctgatccTACGTTTTTCCTCACACTTTGGGTATTGGCCACAGCAAAGTGCCAGGACAGTGAGTGACTGCGCTCTGTGAAGTCTTCCTTCCAGCGCCAATGTATTTGTCCTGTTAGAAAGCAATAAATCCATACGGGTTTTGTGGTGTCTTTGGATGCTTTAGGGTTCAGAGGTTATTAGCAGCTACTTGTGCTATGAAGATGGCTGGGGTATGCAATCAGCAAGATGGAATTCACATGGCAATACGTGCATTTATGCATAAATGTGATGTAGCTAAACGTAAAGGCTCAAACATTCCCGTAACAGCACTTGGTTACATACCTCACCAGGCAGTCTTCTTAACAAGCCAGCAGGtggctggggtgggagcaggacGTTGGCTTGTGCTGCTGGTCGCAGTCTGGGGGTGGTTTTTGACAATCCTAGgtatttggtattttttaatttttattttattttttaattaaaatggaagaTGCCATGTCAGGTAATGGTGTACAGTAGAGTTGGGCACAGAAAGCattatgctttaaaaagcatttctgtgccCAACTCTACTGCACATAATTAATCAAAAGCGTATTTAAACTGCATAAGCAGTATTTGAAGTTTAGCTTAAATTATTTAGTAGTACGGGGAGAACATACTAAGGGAGTATACTTAAGGTGACATTATTAAAGCATATGCAGAATCCTTTATACGTTTTTAGTATTCTATAAAAAGTTGGCGTTCAAACCTCCCCAAACAGACTTTACACTGTgtctaaattcatttttttccttttgttattgtggggtgggttttttaatttgtttgttcaGATTATGGTCACCTTCAGCAAGTAACTCATCATTCATTTAGgtttaaagtattttccaaTATTTGTTATTCTTTCAGTTGGCTTTGCATGATTTCTCTCCTCCTGACAGACGTCCTAAACCCCACTGCATCCCACCTAGGGTTAAAATAATTGTCCTGTTGCATGCCAGTGGTGTGACTTGAACTTTTAGGATATGGTTGAATGTGTTAGGTTGCACTTCGTGTTAACGCTGTTCCTTCCATGTTTAGGTAGCAAGGACAGCAAGCAGACCCCTGGCAGCTGGAGAAATCTCCACTTTTCAGTCCTTCGTTTTTCTCGGGGGACAGCTCAGCCTGGCTCTCTGTGTGCTTCTGTGTCTGAATTACTACAGGTGATGTACACGTTATCTTCTGTTTCTTAGAATTGCATTCCTGGTCCAGAGGTAAGCACAAATATCTTGAACAGCAAACatgctgggggcagaggagTTTTAGCCATGGAAGTCAAGTAATCAGTTTGGTACTATGTACCAACTCTTTAGACCTGTGATCTTTAGACCAGCAAACAAGTCTGGTACTTCTTACAGTATCGTTCTGGGAGCAGCCTCCTTGTCTCTCGTGGTCTCCTACCCTCTGATGAAGAGAATCACGTATTGGCCACAGTTAGTTTTGGGTGAGTTGGAActctttttagttttcttcttcttccgATCTAGCTTTTGGGAAGTTTCATATCAGTTAGTAATTAAACTTCAGCAGTCTGGTTTTATGTaagtttatattaaaataacaatactGTGCAGACAAAATTCTGCCATGCCAGAAGCTTCTTAAACAGTAGTTTAACAAAATTaagcaggagctgtgccatAACgttttcattcagaaacaaTCACTTTTGTTGTAGTGTCGAGAGAGAGAGTAAATGCTTGTAGCTTGAGAGTTGGCCGTATTTTAAGAGTTGTCTCAAAACCTGTCTTAACTCTTGGCCTTCCCACTCCAGCTGTCTTCAGCTTTATCACCTTTTCCAGTGTGGAAGCACCACAGTTGGCTGCTGTGAGCTCTTCTGCAGTCAGCTTTACCGACATCAAAGCATTTTAACTTCAGATGCATTGTTTGAGTGCACTGCGATAGTTCTGTGCGAATGCGTCCTTAGGATAATGAAACCATATTTAAATGGGGGGAAAATGTGTGGCACTGCGCATTTCTCCTTATACCTCCAGGGTATTTAATGGCAAGTTACTTGGGATTTGTTACCTGACTGAAACTCCGTGCTAGGAAATAGAGATGCCGGGATTGTAGCAAAAGCTGCAGATGTAACGTATGCTTGAAGAAATGATACTAAGTTCTGTACGTGTAATTTAGACTGGTCCTGGCACCTTGTTAACTATCTTTGTTccactctctctttttttagGACTTACTTTTAACTGGGGAGCCCTTCTTGGGTGGTCTGCCATCCAAGGGTCCTGCGACTGGTCCGTGTGTTTGCCCCTGTACCTGGCGGGAGTCATGTGGACGCTGGTGTACGACACCATCTACGCGCACCAGGTAGAGCAGCAGTAGGAAACTTTACAGACCTGTGTATGTTTGCTTGCTTAATTTACAGCTTTGGTCTTGAGCAGCACTAACGCGCAGGTGAGCACCACCCTTGGACCTTTCATtgctctgtaaatattttatgtagcGGGCAGAAGGCTTCaagtgaaatacattttgtgtgCCCATGCATCTGCGCTATGTCAATAACTGCACAGCCGGTATTAACTATTAGCTGCCAAGCCAGCTCTGAGGACCAGCCTTTTAGATTATAGCTTGACCCAGGGACCTACAAATATACTTAAATGAGGTTCCCATTACCAACTGTGGGAACCTTGAGATGGGCCCCCCATTTTACTTTCCTTAGCAAGTAACGGTTGGATTGCAGATGTTCTGCTAATTGTTCCTTTCCCTCTAGGACAAGAGGGATGACATCCTGATTGGCGTGAAGTCCACAGCGTTGCAGTTCAAGGAAGATACGAAGCAGTGGCTCAGTGGCTTCAGCATGGCAATGCTTGTGGGCTTGTGCGTGGCAGGGATGAATTGTAACCAGACTTTCCCTTACTACTCAGCCGTGGCTGCTGTGGGCGCTCACCTAGCACACCAGGTTTGATGGATTCATTTATACTTTCTCCATGTGGAAATTCTTGATAAGAAATCATAGTGCTTTTCAGCCCCTGGCTGAAAATTCTCCaagtacactgaaaaaaaaaagaatcctgtAAATTTTTGAAAAGATCATTTAAGCCTTCTGACAAAGGCTTGCTTCTCCCAACTACCTTTGGCAGAACTCTTTTGAGGAGACCTCTGGTAGTCCACAGGCTGTAGTGTTCAATCTGTTTCTAACCAAAAGAACTGCCTTGCCTTTAGCTGTAATCTCAAGgggaatattttcttcctgcttctgaTAGCAGCTGCAGCTCGATCCACCTCAGTATCAAGCacgattttgcaacttttgCTGTTCTGATACAACTCCAGCTGTGTCCGGCGCATATGATGTGAGACTGCAGTCAATGTGTGTTATGATTGTTAGCTGAATTTATGAGATGAAATGGCCTGCTGTATCAAACACACTTATGCTTGATAGAGatgttgggtttttttggtgTGTGGCATACTATACAAGAGCTACATGAAAATTATCGCTGTCTGTTGTGTCTCCCAGAGAGAGTTAATTTTACCTCAGCGTAAATACGTTGTGCTGTGCTCTGGAGCTTCAGACTGGGTTCCAACAGTGTAACAAAAGTTTCTGTGGCTTTGTCACTACCCCCTGTTGCAGATGTTAATGTTATAACTTTATGATAATTGACGGTTCTAATTCACAAT
Protein-coding regions in this window:
- the HPSE gene encoding LOW QUALITY PROTEIN: heparanase (The sequence of the model RefSeq protein was modified relative to this genomic sequence to represent the inferred CDS: deleted 1 base in 1 codon), producing the protein MLAPPLLLLLAVPLWQAAELHLGLRGSPRGTVSPAFLSLTLDASLAREPRFITLLSNPKLRTLARGLSPGFLRFGGTSTDFLIFNPHKDSTLEEKILSELQAEEGACGAPAGFAAVQELLLAQWPSQEKLLLTEHSRKKHKNTTITGHTLDILHGFANCSGFHLVFGLNALLRRRGREWDSSNAGQLLGYCAQHGYNLSWELGNEPNSFKKKSGIYIDGSQLGRDFIHLRRLLSQHPLYRHAKLYGPDVGQPRKHTQRLLRSFLKSGGKVIDSVTWHHYYVNGRSATREDFLSPTVLDTFATAVRDVLEIVDATVPGKKVWLGETSSAYGGGAPQLSNTYLAGFMWLDKLGLAARQGIDVVMRQVFFGAGSYHLVDASFEPLPDYWLSLLYKRLVGTRVLEASVAGADARRLRVYLHCTNPQHPKYREGDVTLFALNLYNVSQNLQLPKQLWSKRVDQYLLLPHGKESILSRRVQLNGRLLQMVDEETLPTLHEAALAPGSALGLPAFSYGFYVIRNAKAIACI
- the COQ2 gene encoding 4-hydroxybenzoate polyprenyltransferase, mitochondrial, with translation MRGAARRRPAGRASSGGKMAALLWRLGRASCAARPALAAAAAVWPPPFRPAAVPPGPRRPLSFSAAELVRAAPGRLRPYLRLMRLHQPAGTWLLYLPCTWSIGLAAEPGCLPDWQTLALFGAGAVLMRGAGCTINDMWDRDYDKKVARTASRPLAAGEISTFQSFVFLGGQLSLALCVLLCLNYYSIVLGAASLSLVVSYPLMKRITYWPQLVLGLTFNWGALLGWSAIQGSCDWSVCLPLYLAGVMWTLVYDTIYAHQDKRDDILIGVKSTALQFKEDTKQWLSGFSMAMLVGLCVAGMNCNQTFPYYSAVAAVGAHLAHQIYTLDIDKPEDCWKKFASNRTVGVLLFVGIVLGNLCKRQESKTVQEPLESR